The following coding sequences lie in one Vibrio sp. ED004 genomic window:
- a CDS encoding LysR family transcriptional regulator yields MANWEGVSEFVAVAERESFTGAAQKLATSVAQISRRVANLEERLAVKLLNRTTRKVSLTEAGQLYYQQCKLLVEGLEIAELAVTQMQSTPKGLLKVTAPVTYGERQLAPILHQFLKLHPQVELELMLTNQKLDLIDSGVDVAIRLGRLEDSSLVAKKLSQRQLYVCASPEYIESYGEPHTLSELSHHQCLVGGFEHWRFKENGRLRSVRVNGRIKCNSGLALLDAAKQSIGLVQLPEYYVSEDLDSGELVEVLSDYRDDKEGIWALYPQNRNLSSKVRLLVDFLSEQLD; encoded by the coding sequence ATGGCCAATTGGGAAGGGGTAAGTGAGTTTGTTGCAGTAGCAGAGCGTGAGAGCTTTACTGGTGCGGCGCAGAAGCTTGCTACGTCAGTGGCTCAAATCAGTCGCAGGGTGGCTAATCTTGAAGAGCGCCTCGCGGTAAAACTACTTAATCGAACGACTCGTAAAGTTTCTCTAACGGAAGCCGGGCAGCTCTATTATCAGCAATGTAAGTTGTTAGTCGAGGGCTTAGAAATTGCAGAATTAGCCGTAACGCAGATGCAATCGACACCGAAAGGTTTGTTGAAGGTGACTGCGCCCGTGACTTATGGCGAACGTCAGCTCGCCCCGATACTTCATCAATTCTTAAAGCTTCACCCGCAAGTAGAATTAGAGCTAATGCTAACCAACCAAAAGCTCGACCTTATCGATTCTGGCGTTGATGTAGCGATTCGTCTTGGTCGCTTAGAAGATTCAAGCCTTGTGGCAAAGAAGCTCTCCCAACGACAACTCTACGTGTGTGCGAGTCCTGAATATATTGAGAGTTATGGCGAGCCGCATACGCTTTCTGAGTTAAGCCATCACCAGTGTTTGGTCGGTGGCTTTGAGCACTGGCGTTTTAAAGAAAATGGTCGTCTTCGTTCGGTTCGCGTTAATGGGCGCATCAAGTGTAATAGTGGTTTAGCTTTGTTGGATGCTGCGAAGCAGAGCATCGGCTTGGTGCAACTTCCTGAGTACTACGTGAGTGAAGACCTTGACTCTGGTGAGTTGGTAGAGGTGTTATCCGATTACCGAGACGATAAAGAGGGGATCTGGGCGTTATACCCTCAGAACCGTAACCTATCTTCAAAGGTTCGTTTGCTCGTCGACTTCCTTTCTGAGCAATTGGACTAA
- a CDS encoding DUF3316 domain-containing protein translates to MKKLIILASTLVLSTTAFAATKTTIQETTLKSDTFVTEAEAYDAGTNLMDELSAKTPFELSRELPQFQQTTKYDSFKIDDANMEVKKITNMNGDVHYQANVKVDYRYTYKEGRSS, encoded by the coding sequence ATGAAAAAATTAATCATACTTGCATCAACTCTTGTACTTAGCACAACAGCGTTCGCAGCAACCAAAACAACGATTCAAGAAACAACGCTAAAATCTGATACATTTGTTACTGAAGCGGAAGCATACGATGCAGGAACTAACCTTATGGATGAGTTAAGCGCAAAGACACCTTTTGAGCTTTCTAGAGAACTGCCACAGTTCCAACAAACAACAAAATACGATTCGTTCAAGATTGATGACGCAAACATGGAAGTGAAAAAAATCACTAACATGAACGGCGATGTTCATTACCAAGCGAACGTAAAAGTTGACTACCGTTACACATACAAAGAAGGTCGCAGCAGCTAA
- a CDS encoding methyl-accepting chemotaxis protein: MNINNLSIKSKIAIPLLVIVIVFSTVTVLNVIRSNAQAAINNELNNVVQPVLDNLEDGYRDIYQIIASAQGLLLAKDQAAIEYQKFEFKDNAYKAVPRFESVETLYRAGVLDPSSRGELSKLVNAMSKWVSLHEPMFADPANAHQYNIDYSPALDAEFAIIRKQLRDIRTLIELKQKELRQQADDSIESSKLIIEVGMAVAVFAAIFAMWLSNRFIIQPIQNVEKAMNEIASGDGNLSQRMKVEGNDEIARLSSAFNQFVGKIHVTVEQVIFTSNAVRSEMENIKSLTQSVAEFSSNQQRESEVVAAAVHEMQATSEVVSGNALDAATASNVANHEVESADTTLGLTVTSIERLAQDIENAGGVVQELDTDVKNIASILGVIKGIAEQTNLLALNAAIEAARAGEQGRGFAVVADEVRALASKTQDSTGEIQSMIERLEVGAKHAVGVMNESKASGEKTIVQAGTAASSLSEIRNSIGKMNDMNTQIATAASQQSQVSEEVNKNVQRIAESTMQMVEMASSAENACMALAEQCEALDSLVSQFEV; this comes from the coding sequence ATGAATATCAATAATCTTTCGATTAAGAGTAAAATCGCGATCCCGCTGTTGGTGATTGTGATTGTTTTTTCTACCGTTACCGTGCTCAACGTTATCAGATCAAATGCTCAAGCTGCGATTAATAACGAGCTCAATAATGTGGTTCAACCGGTTCTAGATAACCTAGAAGACGGCTACCGCGATATCTACCAAATAATCGCTTCGGCACAAGGTCTGCTGCTTGCTAAAGATCAGGCAGCGATTGAGTACCAAAAGTTCGAATTTAAAGACAACGCTTATAAAGCGGTTCCTCGTTTTGAGAGCGTTGAAACGCTTTACAGAGCAGGTGTGTTGGATCCTTCCTCTCGTGGTGAGCTATCAAAGCTAGTTAACGCAATGAGTAAATGGGTTTCGCTGCACGAGCCTATGTTTGCAGACCCTGCGAACGCGCACCAATACAACATTGATTACTCGCCAGCGTTAGACGCTGAGTTTGCGATTATTCGTAAGCAACTGCGTGATATCAGAACGCTGATTGAACTAAAACAGAAAGAGCTTCGTCAGCAAGCCGATGACTCTATCGAATCAAGTAAGTTGATCATCGAAGTCGGTATGGCTGTCGCTGTATTTGCTGCAATTTTCGCGATGTGGTTGTCGAACCGTTTCATTATTCAACCCATTCAGAACGTTGAAAAAGCGATGAATGAAATCGCTTCGGGTGACGGTAATCTGTCTCAACGAATGAAGGTTGAAGGTAATGACGAGATTGCTCGTTTGAGTTCTGCCTTCAACCAGTTTGTTGGCAAGATCCATGTCACCGTAGAACAAGTGATTTTCACATCGAATGCGGTTCGCTCAGAGATGGAAAACATCAAATCACTAACGCAAAGTGTTGCTGAATTCTCGTCTAATCAACAGCGAGAAAGTGAAGTGGTCGCGGCTGCCGTTCATGAAATGCAAGCAACCAGTGAAGTGGTGAGTGGTAACGCATTAGACGCGGCAACAGCAAGTAATGTGGCGAACCATGAAGTGGAGTCGGCAGATACTACGCTTGGCTTAACCGTGACATCGATTGAACGCCTTGCGCAAGATATCGAGAATGCGGGCGGAGTGGTTCAAGAACTGGATACCGACGTGAAGAACATTGCGTCTATTCTTGGTGTGATCAAAGGCATTGCTGAGCAAACAAACCTACTAGCACTAAACGCAGCAATCGAAGCGGCACGTGCGGGTGAACAAGGGCGTGGCTTTGCTGTGGTTGCGGATGAAGTTCGTGCGCTTGCGAGTAAAACTCAAGACAGCACGGGCGAAATCCAATCTATGATTGAGCGCTTAGAAGTAGGCGCAAAACATGCAGTTGGCGTGATGAACGAGAGTAAAGCCAGCGGCGAGAAAACCATTGTTCAAGCGGGTACGGCGGCGTCTTCTTTGAGTGAGATTCGTAATTCGATCGGTAAGATGAATGACATGAATACACAAATCGCCACGGCAGCTTCTCAGCAATCTCAAGTATCTGAAGAAGTGAACAAGAATGTTCAACGCATCGCAGAAAGCACCATGCAAATGGTTGAGATGGCAAGTAGCGCAGAGAACGCGTGTATGGCACTAGCAGAACAATGTGAAGCGCTTGATAGCCTTGTGTCTCAGTTTGAAGTTTAA
- a CDS encoding DUF3010 family protein: MKICGVEIKGNDAVICLLSLSDGVFNIPDCRVSKVAISDANDTQNMKDFQFSFAKLMEDYQVEKVVIRQRQTKGKFAGGGFGFKLEAAIQLIDGLDVTVVSPAEIKESLKRNPLMMKFKETGLKQYQEAPFTTAYACLMKR; encoded by the coding sequence ATGAAAATTTGTGGTGTTGAAATCAAAGGTAACGATGCAGTCATCTGTCTTCTTTCTCTGTCAGACGGCGTATTTAACATTCCTGATTGCCGAGTTTCTAAGGTTGCGATTAGCGACGCAAACGACACACAGAATATGAAAGACTTTCAATTCTCTTTTGCAAAGTTAATGGAAGATTACCAAGTAGAAAAAGTTGTGATTCGCCAACGCCAAACTAAAGGCAAATTTGCTGGCGGTGGTTTCGGCTTCAAACTTGAAGCAGCAATTCAACTAATCGACGGCCTAGATGTAACTGTTGTGTCTCCAGCTGAAATCAAAGAAAGCCTTAAGCGCAACCCTCTTATGATGAAGTTCAAAGAGACCGGCCTTAAGCAATACCAAGAAGCACCTTTTACAACGGCTTACGCTTGTTTGATGAAGCGCTAA
- a CDS encoding IS3 family transposase, which produces MYHNQSFEDADALIEQIKEYIEYYNTKRIKAKLKGLTPMEYRTQALKAA; this is translated from the coding sequence ATGTATCACAACCAAAGCTTTGAAGATGCAGATGCTCTGATAGAGCAAATTAAAGAATACATCGAGTACTACAATACCAAACGTATAAAAGCGAAACTAAAAGGCCTGACTCCGATGGAATATCGAACTCAGGCCTTGAAAGCCGCTTAA
- a CDS encoding DDE-type integrase/transposase/recombinase: protein MLERDFSATQPDEKWVTDVTEFKVKEQKVYLSPVVDLFTQEVVAYRVAKNACLPLVTDMLTEAISTLKPNSKPIIHSDQGWQYRHRHYQKKVAESGLTQSMSRKGNCLDNAVAENFCFTQNRDVSQPKL, encoded by the coding sequence GTGCTTGAAAGAGATTTTAGTGCGACTCAACCCGATGAAAAATGGGTAACTGATGTCACGGAGTTCAAAGTCAAAGAGCAGAAAGTATACTTGTCTCCCGTTGTCGACTTGTTTACTCAGGAAGTGGTTGCTTATAGAGTGGCCAAAAATGCTTGTTTGCCGCTTGTCACGGATATGCTGACGGAGGCTATATCTACGCTTAAACCCAACTCAAAGCCAATTATACATAGCGATCAAGGTTGGCAATATCGTCATCGACACTATCAGAAAAAGGTAGCGGAGAGTGGGTTAACGCAAAGCATGTCGAGAAAAGGTAACTGCTTGGATAATGCTGTTGCTGAAAACTTTTGCTTTACTCAAAACAGAGATGTATCACAACCAAAGCTTTGA
- a CDS encoding DMT family transporter yields the protein MLIKMIPFVFVVLWSSGFVGARLGVEYAEPATLLSLRMVANVALFLVLIAILKRRIPRGRAFFHACVVGILIHGFYLGGTYLAIDMGMPAGLSSLLVGLQPILTALIMISCTSQRFNFAQWVGLALGFIGISLVLMGNIEWQSDDQKGLATLLCLVSLVGITCGTLYQKRFCQGTDMVGGAMVQYLASAALFLPFAMRYETMQVNWTVEFTLTLIWLVVVLSCVAILLLLYMVEHGASSSVASVFYLVPPTTAIQAWLIFGESFDIYGAMGFALSAAAVYLVVKKPELVKLRRQAALNR from the coding sequence ATGCTGATTAAAATGATTCCGTTCGTGTTTGTAGTATTGTGGTCGTCAGGCTTTGTTGGCGCACGTCTTGGCGTGGAATACGCCGAACCCGCGACGTTACTTTCACTTAGGATGGTGGCCAACGTGGCGCTGTTCTTGGTTTTGATTGCAATCCTTAAACGTCGTATCCCTCGTGGTCGAGCATTTTTCCATGCTTGTGTGGTTGGTATTTTGATTCATGGTTTCTACCTTGGTGGAACCTATCTGGCGATTGATATGGGGATGCCTGCTGGATTGAGTTCTCTACTTGTTGGCTTACAACCGATTCTCACCGCATTGATTATGATCAGCTGCACTTCGCAGCGTTTTAATTTCGCACAATGGGTAGGCTTAGCCCTTGGTTTTATCGGGATTAGCTTGGTATTGATGGGCAATATTGAATGGCAGTCTGACGACCAAAAAGGCTTGGCGACATTGTTGTGTTTGGTTTCTTTGGTTGGTATTACCTGTGGCACTCTGTATCAGAAGCGCTTTTGTCAGGGCACAGATATGGTCGGCGGTGCGATGGTGCAATATTTGGCGTCAGCTGCGCTGTTTCTGCCTTTTGCGATGCGCTACGAAACTATGCAAGTGAACTGGACGGTAGAATTTACATTGACTCTAATTTGGCTGGTGGTCGTTCTGTCTTGTGTTGCCATCTTACTGTTGCTTTACATGGTAGAGCACGGTGCATCTTCAAGTGTGGCATCGGTATTCTATCTCGTTCCGCCGACAACCGCGATTCAAGCTTGGCTTATTTTTGGTGAGTCGTTCGACATCTATGGCGCAATGGGCTTTGCGTTGTCTGCCGCCGCGGTTTATTTGGTGGTGAAGAAGCCAGAATTGGTCAAGTTGCGAAGACAAGCGGCTTTGAATCGTTAA
- a CDS encoding LacI family DNA-binding transcriptional regulator: MATIKDVAALAGVSTATVSRVLNRTCYVEPITLERVERAVKELNYHKDARATALASRSSNTLGLLTGNLADPFFALVAKSVEEVARTNGYQLVVVSGGHNAQREKEGLDFLISQGCEAMVIHSKMLDDTILLRYSAQLPSMVLLNRTIAQISNRSVWVDNQLGAQVSVEHLIELGHRKIAYVSSDLPIQDRTDRLQGYQEAMKAANIEIQPNWIINQNFSESGGEAAGDILVSQCPEVTAAVTFNDVMAAGLMTSLQDQGISVPNDISVIGFDDVLLARYLYPRLTTMHNPIDEMSTYAANLAIKLKAAGYAPPKQHRFEATLVERQTVKPIKH; encoded by the coding sequence GTGGCAACAATAAAAGATGTAGCAGCACTTGCAGGGGTTTCAACAGCAACGGTTTCTCGTGTATTAAACCGTACCTGCTATGTTGAACCCATTACGCTAGAACGTGTAGAGCGAGCAGTAAAAGAGCTTAATTACCACAAAGACGCCCGTGCAACCGCCTTGGCAAGTAGAAGCAGCAATACACTTGGGTTGCTGACGGGTAACCTTGCGGATCCATTTTTTGCCTTAGTCGCAAAGAGTGTTGAGGAGGTGGCGAGAACCAACGGGTATCAATTGGTCGTGGTAAGTGGCGGACACAATGCTCAGCGAGAAAAAGAAGGCCTCGACTTTCTGATCAGTCAAGGCTGTGAAGCGATGGTCATCCATTCAAAGATGCTTGATGACACTATATTACTGCGTTACTCCGCTCAATTACCTTCAATGGTTTTACTCAACCGTACGATCGCTCAAATATCGAATCGCTCGGTTTGGGTAGATAATCAACTCGGGGCTCAAGTATCGGTGGAGCACCTCATCGAATTAGGTCATCGAAAAATTGCCTATGTCTCGAGCGACCTTCCAATCCAAGACCGAACAGACCGTTTACAAGGCTACCAAGAAGCCATGAAAGCGGCCAATATCGAAATACAACCTAATTGGATCATCAACCAAAACTTTAGTGAATCAGGTGGTGAAGCTGCAGGTGACATCTTGGTAAGCCAATGCCCAGAGGTCACAGCCGCAGTCACCTTTAATGATGTTATGGCAGCTGGATTAATGACGAGTTTACAAGATCAAGGTATCTCAGTTCCCAACGATATTTCAGTCATCGGCTTTGATGACGTTTTGCTCGCTCGTTACCTTTACCCTCGGCTAACCACCATGCACAACCCTATCGACGAGATGTCGACTTACGCGGCTAACCTTGCAATTAAACTTAAAGCAGCAGGATACGCACCTCCCAAGCAACATAGATTCGAAGCAACACTGGTTGAAAGGCAAACAGTTAAGCCAATCAAGCACTAA
- the nhaC gene encoding Na+/H+ antiporter NhaC — translation MNNSKPLPSFGLALAPIAVMFALLAIGYGVLGLRIEVLLLISATFTACIAWKMGYNWDDIINAIVEKLAKAMPVILILVSVGGLIASWMISGTIPYMVYWGLKVISAEYILIAAFFVTSVVSVCTGTSWGSAGTVGVALMGVAAGLDVSLAAAAGAVVSGAYFGDKISPLSDSTNFAPVVSGTTLYEHIQHMLYTTLPGFVIASVVFFFAGQSADISSVGEPEKVTQILAGLDSLYNFNILLIIPPVMILWGALTKKPVLPLMLGASALAIILGMVLQGFSLQQGFQAYVDGFNVALFEAKGTAIDGLIPDVSKLLNRGGLFSMMSTILLVFCAFSFAGILSLTGALNVVLGRFLHMIHSTGQLIASTVIATITVVFTTSDGKLALLIPGELFQNAYRKMGLDTKNLSRTIEDAGTIIEPLVPWTAAGIYMASTLGVATLDYLPWAIQCYTGVVFALIYGFTGFGIARAKPEQSEDSVETSLAHSTK, via the coding sequence ATGAATAACTCAAAGCCTCTACCATCGTTCGGATTAGCATTAGCGCCTATAGCCGTTATGTTTGCGCTGCTTGCTATTGGATACGGTGTTTTAGGACTTCGCATTGAAGTTCTGCTACTCATTTCTGCGACTTTCACAGCATGTATTGCTTGGAAGATGGGCTACAACTGGGATGACATCATCAACGCGATTGTTGAGAAACTTGCAAAAGCGATGCCTGTTATCTTGATCTTGGTTTCAGTGGGTGGCCTTATCGCCAGCTGGATGATCAGTGGCACCATCCCTTACATGGTTTACTGGGGGCTAAAAGTCATCAGTGCTGAATACATACTCATTGCTGCCTTTTTTGTTACTTCTGTTGTCTCTGTATGTACTGGTACTTCTTGGGGCTCTGCAGGTACCGTTGGTGTTGCACTGATGGGCGTTGCGGCGGGTTTAGATGTGTCACTGGCGGCGGCGGCCGGCGCCGTTGTTTCTGGCGCATATTTTGGCGATAAGATCTCGCCTCTTTCAGACTCAACGAACTTTGCACCTGTCGTTTCAGGCACAACCTTATACGAACACATTCAACACATGCTTTACACAACCCTACCGGGCTTTGTTATTGCTTCTGTTGTCTTTTTCTTCGCAGGCCAAAGTGCCGATATCTCCTCAGTTGGCGAGCCAGAAAAAGTGACTCAAATTCTAGCTGGGTTAGATAGCCTTTATAATTTCAATATTCTTCTGATTATTCCGCCAGTGATGATTCTTTGGGGGGCATTAACCAAAAAGCCTGTTCTGCCACTGATGTTAGGTGCGTCTGCCCTTGCGATCATATTAGGTATGGTTCTACAAGGTTTCTCTCTACAACAAGGTTTCCAAGCTTATGTCGACGGCTTTAATGTCGCTCTGTTTGAAGCAAAAGGCACGGCGATTGATGGCCTAATTCCTGATGTGTCTAAGCTGCTAAACCGTGGTGGTTTGTTCTCAATGATGAGCACTATCCTACTGGTTTTCTGTGCGTTCTCTTTCGCAGGTATTTTAAGCTTAACCGGTGCACTGAATGTGGTACTAGGTCGCTTCTTACATATGATTCACTCAACAGGACAACTTATCGCATCAACAGTGATCGCGACTATTACCGTAGTTTTCACGACATCAGATGGCAAACTCGCGCTTCTTATCCCAGGTGAATTGTTCCAAAACGCTTACCGTAAAATGGGGCTAGATACTAAAAACCTATCAAGAACCATCGAAGACGCAGGCACTATTATTGAGCCACTGGTTCCTTGGACAGCTGCAGGTATTTACATGGCAAGTACGCTTGGTGTAGCAACGTTAGACTACCTACCTTGGGCTATCCAATGTTACACCGGTGTCGTTTTCGCTCTGATTTATGGCTTCACTGGGTTTGGTATTGCACGCGCAAAGCCTGAACAGTCAGAAGACTCCGTAGAAACTTCTCTAGCTCACAGCACTAAGTAA
- a CDS encoding MalY/PatB family protein produces the protein MISFDNTISRRNTGSVKWDFMEQKLGLEGSDLLPMWVSDYDFQAPQQVLDRLAQDIAHGIFGYSERQDNYYQAVIDWFRNQHDTEIKKEWITTIHGVLPGIAMALQMLTQENDQIVIQSPGYGSFRKIVELNNRKVLNNPLIESDGHYQLDFAHLEDCFASGAKALIFCNPHNPTGRAWNEEELTQVAELCRKHDVWLISDEIWSDLTLTPNEFHSTLNLPSSLTDKLIVATAASKTFGLSSLRISNFIIPNSDLKEQFVRRLDAHGMDCFNSLSMSAATTAYQECETWLADLKHYLQDNIETLNGFIKAELPHIRFTKPEATYLAWLDCRAMKLSDAELERKLIAAGIVPSMGYAFGEEGSGFIRLNLGCPAEVLADALVRLKAALAPNR, from the coding sequence ATGATTTCTTTCGACAATACGATTAGCCGCCGAAATACAGGATCGGTAAAGTGGGACTTTATGGAGCAGAAGCTAGGACTGGAAGGGTCTGACTTGTTGCCTATGTGGGTGTCTGACTACGATTTCCAAGCTCCTCAGCAAGTTCTCGACCGTTTAGCTCAAGATATCGCTCATGGTATTTTTGGGTACTCAGAACGTCAGGATAACTATTACCAAGCTGTGATTGATTGGTTTAGAAACCAACATGACACTGAAATAAAAAAAGAGTGGATAACCACGATACATGGTGTGTTACCGGGTATCGCAATGGCACTGCAAATGCTCACTCAAGAGAATGACCAGATCGTTATTCAAAGCCCAGGTTACGGTTCATTTCGTAAGATCGTCGAACTGAATAACCGCAAAGTTCTAAACAATCCATTAATCGAATCTGATGGTCACTACCAGCTTGATTTTGCTCACTTGGAAGACTGCTTTGCCAGTGGAGCAAAGGCGTTGATCTTCTGTAATCCTCATAACCCAACAGGCAGAGCATGGAATGAAGAAGAGCTAACGCAAGTTGCCGAGCTGTGTAGAAAACACGATGTGTGGCTGATCAGTGATGAAATTTGGAGTGACCTAACGCTAACACCTAATGAATTTCATTCGACATTAAACTTACCAAGTTCGCTAACCGACAAACTTATTGTGGCGACTGCAGCCAGTAAAACGTTTGGCTTGTCATCATTGAGAATCTCAAACTTCATCATTCCAAATTCGGATTTGAAGGAGCAGTTTGTTCGCCGTTTGGATGCTCATGGCATGGATTGCTTCAATAGCCTATCAATGTCAGCGGCAACCACGGCGTATCAAGAGTGTGAAACTTGGTTAGCGGACTTAAAACACTACCTGCAAGACAATATAGAAACGCTGAACGGATTCATAAAAGCTGAATTGCCTCATATTCGCTTCACGAAACCCGAAGCAACGTATCTTGCGTGGCTAGATTGCCGTGCAATGAAACTAAGTGATGCAGAGCTAGAACGTAAACTCATTGCAGCTGGTATTGTACCGAGTATGGGTTATGCCTTTGGCGAAGAAGGTTCAGGGTTTATTCGATTAAATCTAGGATGTCCTGCTGAAGTATTAGCAGACGCATTAGTAAGACTTAAAGCGGCATTAGCTCCAAATAGATAA
- a CDS encoding carboxymuconolactone decarboxylase family protein — protein sequence MSNFKIHSIETAPEQSKPILEGAKKQMGRVPGLWGVLAESPNTLKSYTQLHQAFSDSSFDAEELTVVWQTINVEHECHYCVPAHTGIAHSMKVDPAITEALRNRTAMPTEKLQALHDFTLSMVRNRGNVPANEMEAFFAAGYGQQQVLEVILGLSQKVISNYVNHVAQTPVDKVFEQFAWEG from the coding sequence ATGAGCAACTTCAAAATTCATTCAATAGAAACCGCGCCAGAGCAAAGCAAACCTATTCTTGAAGGCGCTAAAAAGCAGATGGGTAGAGTTCCGGGGCTCTGGGGTGTGTTAGCTGAATCTCCAAACACACTTAAGTCTTACACTCAGCTTCATCAAGCGTTTAGTGACTCATCTTTCGATGCTGAAGAGCTAACGGTTGTTTGGCAAACTATTAACGTTGAACACGAATGTCACTACTGTGTACCTGCGCACACAGGCATTGCACATTCAATGAAGGTTGATCCTGCGATCACTGAAGCACTGCGTAATCGCACCGCAATGCCAACAGAAAAGCTGCAAGCTCTGCACGACTTCACACTGAGCATGGTTCGTAATCGCGGCAATGTGCCAGCAAACGAAATGGAAGCATTCTTCGCAGCGGGTTACGGCCAACAGCAAGTTTTAGAAGTGATTCTTGGCCTGTCACAGAAAGTGATCAGTAACTACGTAAACCATGTTGCTCAAACACCCGTAGACAAAGTATTCGAACAGTTTGCTTGGGAAGGTTAA
- a CDS encoding N-acetyltransferase, with translation MKNTMKFRQYDSSEIETITQLFTQTFTDSEGESEGKTIGKLANDLLTTTDSAELLCFVAEDDSSELDSTIVGAIIFTPLTFDDETKAYLLSPVAVSTQVQKRGIGQKLIHYGLDTLKEQGVELAVTYGDPSYYSKVGFESITVEQIPAPFELSYPHGWIGQSLTGSEIRVTSERSSCVIALAHAEYW, from the coding sequence GTGAAGAACACCATGAAATTTAGACAATATGATTCAAGCGAGATCGAAACGATCACTCAACTTTTTACTCAAACCTTTACTGATTCAGAAGGTGAGAGCGAAGGTAAAACTATTGGTAAGCTTGCCAATGATCTTTTGACGACCACGGATTCGGCAGAACTACTTTGTTTTGTCGCGGAAGATGATTCTAGTGAGTTGGATAGTACGATTGTTGGCGCGATTATCTTTACTCCGCTTACATTTGATGATGAAACGAAGGCATACTTGCTTTCACCAGTAGCGGTGAGCACTCAAGTTCAAAAGCGAGGTATTGGTCAAAAGCTGATTCACTATGGCTTAGATACTCTAAAAGAACAGGGTGTCGAACTTGCAGTGACGTACGGTGATCCGAGCTACTATTCAAAAGTAGGTTTTGAAAGCATCACGGTTGAGCAGATCCCTGCACCATTTGAGCTGAGTTACCCTCATGGTTGGATTGGTCAATCGCTAACTGGCAGTGAAATCAGAGTGACGAGTGAACGGTCGAGCTGTGTTATAGCTTTGGCTCACGCCGAATACTGGTAA